A stretch of Argiope bruennichi chromosome 10, qqArgBrue1.1, whole genome shotgun sequence DNA encodes these proteins:
- the LOC129987918 gene encoding DNA topoisomerase 2-alpha-like, with product MADSIEMDGDWEIGDIAAKAPKGNKKLSVERIYQKKTQLEHILLRPDTYIGSVEPVTQTMWVYDDGIGLVNREVTYVPGLYKIFDEILVNAADNKQRDKSMDMIKIEINPEKNKICIWNNGRGIPVVEHKDEKMFVPSLIFGHLLTSSNYNDEERKVTGGRNGYGAKLCNIFSTKFTVETASKEYHKQFKQTWKDNMTKAEEPKIQSFNGSDFTCITFYPDLAKFKMTVLDKDIVAIMTRRAYDIAGCARGVKVILNDKRLPIKTFKDYISLYLTEKTDENGDPLKIVHEAANERWEIAVTLSSSGYQHVSFVNSIATTKGGRHVDYITDQLTSKIAEVIKKKNKGGKDVKPFQIKSHLWVFVNCLIENPTFDSQTKENMTLQIKNFGSKCQLSEKFVNQAMKCGVVESIMSWIRFKAQTELEKKCSGKKHTKLRGIPKLEDANDAGTRNSIDCTLILTEGDSAKSLAVSGLGVVGRDKYGVFPLKGKILNVREASHKQILENAEINNIIKIMGLQYKKKYESVDDLKTLRYGRLMIMTDQDQDGSHIKGLLINFIHHNWPSLLRLPFLEEFITPIVKATKGKEEKCFYSLPEFEEWKTETPNWNKYKVKYYKGLGTSTAKEAKEYFSDMKRHRIRFHYTGTEDDNAIQLAFSKKMVDMRKEWLTNGMEERKRRRELGLPELYLYGKDTTAVTYNDFVNKELILFSNMDNERSIPSAVDGFKPGQRKVLFTCLKRNDKREVKVAQLVGSVAEQSAYHHGEQALAGTIIGLAQDFVGSNNINVLLPVGQFGTRLQGGKDAASPRYIFTMLSPVTKHLFSSFDSPLLNHLYDDNLKIEPEYYVPIIPMVLVNGAEGIGTGWSTKVPNYNPRDLVKNIYRLLDGEEPLPMNPWYKNFRGQIDRLDDQHFLVSGEIAILEDNKIEITELPIRTWTQTYKENVLEPMVHGTDKTPAFITDYKEYHTDTTVRFVIKMTPDKFQQARNQGLHKAFKLQTSISLSSMVLFDHLGCLRKYDSPEQILKEFYEVRFALYEKRKDYMVGALEAESLKLKNQARFIIEKCDNKISVENRRKAEMIKLLQDRGYDSDPLKAWKESQKNIDEEKVDEESDTEKEDSSSGPDYDYLLGMTLWSLTREKKDELLKKRDEKIKELNDLKSKSASDLWRNDLKEFLEELDKFEKEQQEDESGHSKLKKKTVGKKKYTDEDKPSPFGERVNPPVDEEFKKKWEKKPSVPGEGRKGRKKKLPDIKEEDGDDNKEVSLSERVVSTTPEKKQKGKGTKNGTKQAALSFKTIGEKKGATKSPKKSKRNPWSDSESNDDISDLSDMDDKPEDYIPAEKREMAPRRAAAKTKYNFDSDDNDMNSNSDNESREPSPVPASINHRNQDVEEKLNGNVSSDLSDVESNPLPPLNSKGQSNNDLFDSLLGNKASEESPEKSTEIRKNVDSDSDSSSGFKIEVEKPAPKAAPKKRARKASDESSDDDFKPKPKKEAKAKKPAAPRKKSAPKEGGGVAKKPSKPKAKPKKKSGSDDDFGASDNDDAPESQPARQPRAGRTKAPTKFTFDSDSDDDF from the coding sequence ATGGCTGATTCCATTGAAATGGATGGCGATTGGGAGATCGGAGATATTGCTGCAAAAGCTCCGAAAGGGAATAAAAAGCTTTCGGTTGAAAGAATTTATCAGAAGAAAACTCAACTGGAGCACATTTTGCTCCGACCTGATACATATATTGGATCCGTCGAACCTGTCACTCAAACTATGTGGGTATACGATGACGGTATTGGATTGGTAAATAGAGAAGTTACTTATGTTCCtggtttgtataaaatatttgatgaaattcttGTGAATGCAGCTGATAATAAGCAACGAGATAAAAGTATGGATATGATAAAAATTGAGATtaatccagaaaaaaataaaatttgtatttggaaTAATGGACGAGGCATTCCAGTTGTTGAACACAAAGATGAAAAAATGTTTGTGCCATCCTTGATTTTTGGCCATTTGCTAACATCATCGAATTATAATGATGAAGAACGTAAAGTCACTGGGGGTAGGAATGGTTATGGTGCAAAATTGTGTAACATTTTTAGTACTAAGTTTACAGTCGAAACAGCATCCAAAGAATACCACAAACAATTTAAGCAGACTTGGAAGGATAATATGACCAAAGCAGAAGAACCGAAGATTCAGAGTTTTAATGGTTCTGATTTCACTTGTATTACATTTTATCCAGACctagcaaaatttaaaatgacagttCTTGACAAAGATATTGTTGCTATAATGACAAGGCGTGCTTATGATATTGCTGGTTGTGCACGTGGTGTGAAAGTTATCTTGAATGACAAAAGGCTGCCTATAAAGACTTTCAAAGATTACATTAGCCTTTATTTAACtgagaaaactgatgaaaatgGAGATCCATTAAAAATAGTTCATGAAGCCGCAAATGAACGATGGGAAATAGCCGTCACTCTGAGTAGCAGTGGTTATCAGCATGTAAGTTTTGTTAACAGTATTGCCACCACTAAAGGTGGACGCCATGTTGATTATATAACTGATCAGTTGACATCTAAAATTGCAGaagtgataaaaaagaaaaacaagggTGGTAAAGATGTTAaaccttttcaaattaaaagtcaTTTATGGGTGTTTGTAAACTGTCTTATAGAAAATCCAACATTTGATTCTCAAACTAAAGAAAATATgacattgcaaataaaaaattttggttCTAAATGTCAGTTATCTGAAAAGTTCGTCAATCAAGCTATGAAATGTGGTGTTGTTGAATCTATCATGTCTTGGATAAGATTTAAAGCACAGACTGAACTTGAGAAAAAGTGTAGTGGGAAAAAACATACCAAACTAAGAGGTATTCCGAAACTGGAAGATGCCAATGATGCTGGTACAAGGAATTCTATTGACTGTACTTTGATTTTAACTGAGGGAGATTCAGCTAAATCTTTGGCTGTATCTGGACTGGGAGTTGTAGGCAGAGACAAATATGGAGTGTTTCCTTTAAAAGGTAAGATTTTAAATGTTCGAGAAGCTTCTCACAAACAAATTTTGGagaatgcagaaataaataatataatcaaaatcatGGGATTGCAGTATAAGAAGAAATATGAATCTGTAGATGATTTGAAGACATTAAGATATGGCCGACTGATGATTATGACAGATCAGGATCAAGATGGTTCTCATATAAAAGGTCTGTTAATTAATTTCATCCACCACAACTGGCCAAGTTTATTGCGATTACCATTTCTTGAAGAATTTATAACTCCTATTGTCAAAGCCacaaaaggaaaagaagaaaaatgcttCTACAGTCTTCCTGAGTTTGAAGAATGGAAGACTGAAACTCCAAACTGGAATAAGTACAAGGTAAAGTATTACAAAGGTTTGGGTACAAGCACAGCGAAGGAAGCTAAAGAATACTTTTCAGACATGAAACGACATCGCATTCGATTCCACTATACTGGTACTGAAGATGATAATGCCATTCAATTGGCATTTAGCAAAAAGATGGTAGATATGCGTAAAGAATGGCTGACAAATGGCATGGAAGAAAGGAAACGCAGGAGAGAATTAGGTTTGCCTGAACTGTATTTGTATGGCAAAGATACAACTGCAGTAACTTACAATGATTTTGTTAACAAAGAATTGATTCTGTTTAGTAACATGGATAATGAAAGATCTATTCCATCAGCTGTTGATGGCTTCAAACCTGGCCAGCGTAAAGTTCTTTTTACTTGCTTGAAGAGGAATGATAAGCGAGAAGTCAAAGTTGCCCAATTAGTAGGGTCAGTTGCTGAACAGTCTGCCTACCATCATGGCGAACAAGCATTGGCTGGAACAATTATTGGTTTAGCTCAAGATTTTGTTGGTAGCAATAATATCAATGTGTTGTTGCCTGTAGGACAATTTGGTACTCGTCTACAAGGAGGCAAAGATGCTGCAAGTCCGAGATACATTTTCACTATGTTAAGTCCAGTTACAAAGCATCTTTTCTCAAGTTTTGATTCACCTCTTCTGAATCATTTGTATGATGACAATTTAAAGATTGAACCAGAATATTACGTCCCTATTATTCCCATGGTTCTTGTAAATGGAGCTGAAGGTATTGGTACTGGTTGGAGTACCAAGGTACCAAACTACAATCCTAGAGatcttgtgaaaaatatttatcgcCTACTTGATGGTGAAGAGCCTTTACCAATGAATCCTTGGTATAAGAATTTTAGAGGTCAGATTGATCGCTTAGATGATCAACATTTTTTGGTAAGTGGAGAAATTGCCATACTGgaagataataaaattgaaatcactGAACTACCTATACGTACTTGGACACAgacatataaagaaaatgttttggagCCAATGGTTCATGGAACAGACAAGACACCTGCTTTTATTACAGACTACAAAGAGTACCATACTGATACCACTGTTAGATTTGTCATTAAAATGACACCAGATAAATTTCAACAAGCTCGAAATCAAGGATTACATAAAGCATTCAAGTTGCAAACTTCTATATCTTTGTCTAGTATGGTGTTATTTGATCATTTAGGCTGCTTGCGCAAGTATGATTCTCCAGAAcagattttaaaggaattttatgaaGTTCGTTTTGCTTTATATGAAAAAAGGAAGGATTATATGGTGGGTGCATTGGAAGCTGAATCTTTAAAGCTTAAGAACCAGGCAAGATTTATCATAGAAAAGtgtgataataaaatatctgttgaGAATCGTAGAAAGGCTGAAATGATTAAGCTTTTACAGGATCGTGGATATGATTCTGACCCTTTGAAAGCATGGAAAGAGTCTCAGAAGAATATTGATGAAGAAAAGGTTGATGAGGAGTCTGATACAGAGAAAGAAGACTCATCATCTGGGCcagattatgattatttattaggTATGACTTTATGGAGTTTGACTCGAGAGAAAAAAGATGAATTGCTAAAGAAACGAGATGAGAAAATAAAGGAGTTAAATGATTTGAAATCTAAATCTGCTTCTGACCTGTGGcgaaatgatttaaaagaatttttagaggAGCTGGATAAATTTGAAAAGGAGCAACAAGAGGATGAATCTGGTCACTCGAAGTTAAAGAAAAAGACTgtaggaaaaaagaaatatactgATGAAGATAAACCATCACCTTTTGGAGAGAGAGTGAATCCACCTGTTGATGAGGAGTTCAAAAAGAAGTGGGAGAAGAAGCCTAGTGTTCCTGGTGAAGGCAGAAAAGGTCGTAAAAAGAAACTTCCCGACATCAAAGAAGAAGATGGAGATGATAATAAAGAAGTCTCTCTTTCAGAAAGAGTAGTAAGTACCACACCAGAGAAAAAACAGAAAGGGAAAGGTACTAAAAATGGTACAAAACAAGCAGCtttatctttcaaaacaattggAGAGAAGAAAGGAGCTACTAAAAGCCCCAAAAAGTCTAAAAGAAATCCATGGTCAGATTCTGAATCAAATGATGACATTTCTGATTTGTCTGACATGGATGATAAGCCAGAAGATTATATTCCTGCTGAAAAGAGAGAAATGGCTCCTAGAAGAGCAGCTGCGAaaaccaaatataattttgatagtgATGACAATGATATGAATAGTAATAGTGACAATGAAAGTAGAGAACCATCACCTGTACCTGCATCTATTAATCATAGAAATCAGGATGTTGAAGAGAAACTGAATGGTAATGTTTCTTCTGATCTTTCTGATGTCGAGAGCAATCCACTTCCACCTTTGAATTCTAAGGGACAatctaataatgatttatttgacTCATTGCTAGGAAATAAAGCTTCAGAAGAAAGTCCAGAAAAATCAACCGAAATTCGCAAAAATGTCGATTCCGACAGTGATTCTAGTTCTGGATTTAAAATTGAAGTGGAAAAACCAGCACCGAAAGCTGCTCCCAAAAAACGAGCACGAAAAGCTAGTGATGAAAGTTCAGATGATGACTTCAAACCAAAACCCAAGAAAGAGGCAAAAGCAAAGAAACCTGCAGCTCCTAGAAAGAAATCTGCTCCGAAGGAAGGTGGTGGTGTTGCTAAGAAGCCTAGCAAACCAAAGGCCAAGCCAAAGAAAAAATCTGGCTCAGATGATGACTTTGGAGCATCAGATAATGATGATGCTCCTGAATCGCAACCTGCACGTCAGCCTCGTGCTGGACGAACAAAAGCACCAACTAAATTCACCTTTGATTCAGATTCTGatgatgatttttaa